CAGGGCGACCGCCGCCTTGGCCAGGGCGAAGGCAGCGGCCTTGACATTGTCGATCGCGTCCGAGCGAATCCACGACATGGTACCGACCTGGTGGTCGATCAACAGGATCGCGGAGTCCTGCGGAGTGAACAATTGCAGGGGCATGACGGCTCCAATGCGATTGAGGAGTGGTTCCAGATCCGGGGATTGCCTTATGAAAGCTGTTGGACAGTGGCAATGCGTTGCCGTTCATGCAGACGCAGGCGGGACGGGTGAACGTCGTTGTGGTGGTAGGTGTCCGTGCCAACCTTTTGGCCGTACCAGTGAGTCATCGGTGCTTCCGTGATCGAGGACTCCCAGTTGGAGATTTCAAGGCGTAGCCGGTCCCCGGCGCGAACAAGTACAGACATGGGCAGGAGCTCGATGCGCAGCTCGTAGACGCGGCCAGGATCGATCGGATCCGGCTTGTCGTGGCGCAGGAATGGCCGCATCTCCGTGGTGAGAGCTGGGTCTTCGGCGCGATGCGAGGCGCGAAGCCAGCCTTGACTGACGCGGACGACCGGTGACGGCACTGCCTCCGAGGGCAGCAGCGACAGTTTGACCATGACGTCCATGTCGTTCTGGTCGGATGAGGCAAAGAGGTGAAGTACGCCTTGACCTGTGAACTCACGGTCATGTTGGAACGGTTCGGTGGTGTAGGTGACCACTCGCCGCGTGTGATGCGGCACGCCTTGGCTGTCGAAGGTGGTGACGCCGGCCATCCACACCGGATCAGGATAACTCCAGCTCGTGGCGCCTCCGCCGCTGGACGGCGGTTCGTCGGTCAGCAGGCCGTCGTTGAGTGATGTCTGACTACCGCTGTGTTCGGCGGACAGAAATAACTCCGCGACGGCGGCCTCTGGTGGAGGCCAGTCGGTGGCATGGCCGATTTTCTGCTCGCCCTGCACAAAGAACCGGGCGGGCGGACCTTCCATCACGGTGTTGTCGGAGCCTTTGAGGTGGTAGTCGTACCACGGAAGAAGTTCGGCGCGGTGGAAGTCTTCATCGAAGAACAGGCGCTGAGTCTCGGCGAAGGTCTGGGCGCCGGTGATGAGGAGGCGTTTCGGGCCCCGCACTCGGCGATAGCCCTCGAAGTTGCCGCGCAGGTGTAGCGAGGCCTTACCCCATGCACCGATCGAAAACACAGGGATATCGACCTGGTCGAGTTCCCAGAACGGTGATCGTCGGCGCTGCCATTCGTCGTCGAACGGGTGCTGATAGATGTCATTGATGAAGTCGCCGCGCCCGTTGTCGGCGATCGGCAGCCCGTTGCCGTGGTGCTGCAGCAGCACTGATCCGTAGAGCCAGCTGTTGAGGAAGCCCTGGATCGGGATTCCGCCCTGATACATCCAGTCGCGGTACATGTCAGTCGCGCCGTCGAACGCGACGATCGTGGCGAGGTGCGGTGGGCGGGTGCGGGCGGCGTTCCACTGGCTCCAGCAATAATACGACATTCCGATCATGCCGATACGACCGGCCCAGTCGAGAGTGGCGATGTGCTCGATCACATCGTGGATTGCTTCGCCTTCGGCTCGCGAGACCGGGTCCCACGTTCCGGTTGAACGCCCCGTGCCCGGCACATCCATGGCGACGTACGCGTAACCCTGATCGAGATACAGCTGCATCGGACCGTATTCGATAAAGGGGAAAACCGGCGGAGCGGCGGGAAGATGGCGTAACGCTTTTTGGTAAGGAGAGGCACCCAGCAGGACGGGAAAAGGTGCGGTGCCGCCCGCCGGTAGGTAGACGTCGGCGCGGACCGTATCGCCGTTTCGGGTGATGATTTCGATCTCGCGCGGTTCGACCGTGACATCGACCATCTTTCCGTCCCTTCGTGACGCGTTGAAGCCGCGAAATGTCCCGAACTTTTAGCGGCGGCTCGGGCGAAGAATCGGCAAAGTCTCGCTACATGGCCGTTGTTGGCGCGAAATTCGTTGACATCTGATTGTTGAAGTCGTTCACCCCTGCTCCTTCATCCGTGTGGGACCTCCGGATCTCCGAGGAAGGAGTCGAGGACCGCCAGGAGTCGCTTGGGCTGCTCTTCGGGTACGAAGTGACCGCTGCCGGCGATCACGATGGGAGTGAGGTCCATGGCGACCGGTTTCAGCGCGTCGGCCAGTCTTGTGCCGGCATTGTGCTCGCCACCGACAGCCAGGACCGGCATCGATAGGATCCCGCCTGCGTCTCCCCAGCTGCGGTTGGCCTGCCCGTCTGCAAGTAAAGTGCGGTAGTGCGCGAAGCCGGCGGTGAGGCTTGCACGCCCGCGGTATGCCGCGGTGGCGGCGTCAACGCTCTCGTCGTTGGAAGGTGCCTTTGAAAGGTGATCGAACCACCACTTGAAAAAGTTCCGCTCGCGGCCGTCGAGAAGCATTTCTGGAACGTCGGGCGTCATGAAGAGCCCGAAGTGGAACTTTCCTCCGTGGGCGACGTCCATCGCTTGTTCCAGGCCGTAGCCCGGAATCGCCAAGTCGATGAGCACCAGCCGGGCGACGCGTTCAGGATGCAGCCGGGCAAAACTGAAGGCCACCATGCCGCCGATGTCGTGTCCTATGAGTCGCACTGGCGTCGAGATGTCCAGGCGTTCCAGCAACTGCCTCATGTCTTCGGCTTGGTCGTCTTTGGCGTAACCGCTGGTGGCGCGTGCGGAGTCACCGGTCCCCCGCAAGTCGGGAGCGATTACCTTCCAACCGCGCGCGGCGAGGGGGCCCATGACCTTGTTCCACGCGTCGGCGGTTTGGGGCCAGCCGTGCAGGAGCAGCACAGGTTTCCCGGTGCCGCCGACGGCGACGGCGATGCGGGCGCCGTTGACGACGACTGAGTGTTTCGTGAATTGCTCCGGCAGATGTTGCACGAGAGTGTCCGATCCTGGATGGGTCAGTCTTCAGGGGGAAGGTTCTCGATGCGGTGGCGGCGTGCTGCCGGCGCCAGTTCGGCGACTCGCCGTTGCACTTCCTCGCGGGTGAATGTCGGTGCCGGGGTGGTTCGGCTCGGTAGCGGGTCGCCGAATGCCGCGAAGTACTGCTCGAGGCCGGGAGGGCTGACCATGCACAGCAGACGAGCATCCTGCGTCGACTGGTTGGTGAAGTGGTGCGGCGCCCGGGCGGGGATGTTCACCGTCATTCCCGCGCTGACGACCGATTCTCCCCGCGGAAGGTGAAGACGACCTCGCCCTCGAGAACGTGGAACATCTCTTCGAAGTCGTGCCGGTGCAGTGGCGGCCCGCCGCCGGGCGGTATCAGCATGTCCATCAGGGCGTACCGGCCTGCGGTGTCCTGCGCGGTCACCAGCACGGTGTAGTTGCCGTCGACGACACCCAGATGCTCCAGGCCGGGATCGTCCGGGTGAACGATCGTCAGCCGCCGGCTCGGGTCGTCGGGTGCGACCGGAGGACCCCAATCGTCACTCATAGATCTACTCCAGTTCCATGATCAAATTCTGGTGCTGCATCTATGTGACCACAAGATGTGGACGCGGCGTCCATAAAAGTACGTGCGATAATGATCTCATGTCAAGCGGCGACCTCGGCAGGGATACGGATAACCCTCGCCGTCCCGGCGCAACGCCTGCCGGCCCAGGTCCCACGCTGCCGGACGCAGTGCGGCGGGGCCGTGGACGCCGCCCAGCGCAGCAGGTACGCACAGACATCCTCGACGCGGCCGGACGCCTGCTGCTCGCCGAGGGCATGGCCGCCTTCACCATCGAGCGGGTCGCCGCGATAGCCGGAACCAGCAAAATGACCATCTACAAGTGGTGGCCGTCCAAAGGAGCGCTCGCCTTGGAGGGCTACGCGTCGAAGGTCGACGACATGCTCGCCGTTCCGGACACCGGCGACATCGAGGCCGACCTCACGACACAGCTTTTGACCTATGTGCGCTTGCTTCGTGACACCCCCGCCGGGAGAGTAGTCGCCGAGTTGATCGGCGAGGCGCAGACAGACCCTGAGCTGGTCAAAGCGTTCCGTCGGGTCTATGCCGACCCGCGCCGCGCTGTGGGCCGCGCCGCACTGCAGACGGCTCAGCGCCGAGGTCAGGTTCGCGCCGACGTCAACCTCGACACATTGATGGAACAACTGTGGGGCGCATGCCTGTACCGGTTGATGGCCCGGGCCGACTTGCTCACCGACGACTTTGCCCGTGACTTGGTCCGCAACGTGATGGGCGGCGTCCGGTGCGACCGATCGTAAAGCAACGACGGGGGTGGGATCGTCAGCCATAAGTTTGGCGTTCTCGGATGCGCGGGCGATGGTCGAGGGACCGGCGGGTGCTGCGCCCGGCGATCGACGGCGGTGGCGGTAAGGCGGGGGTGCGGCTGTATGCGGTCCAGCCCGGGTTGACATTCCACGGCTTGCGGCACAGTCACAAGACGTGGCTGATCGCCGGGGAGCGCCGGAGATCGCACAGGCCCGCCGGCTGGGGCATCACCTGCCGAACCGGGTAGTGGAGGTCTACTCGCATGTGGCGCCGGAGGTGGAGACGCGGTTGCTGGCCGATCTACAGCGCCGTTGGCAGAAGGCCACCCGCAGCCCATACCCGAAGGGGCCGAAGCTGACATCGGCAGTTAAGAGCCGACCGCGGACGGGCCCGCCGGCCAAACGCGTTCGAGCAGATGTGGGTGCCCCTATCACCGCTGGCGGGATCACTCAAGATCGATCCCGGATACGAAGAAACCCCTCCGAGCTGCCGGAACGGCGTGATCGAAGGGGTTCTGCGAGAGAGTGGAGCTAAGGGGACTCGAACCCCTGACCCCCTCACTGCCAGTGAGGTGCGCTACCAGCTGCGCCATAGCCCCGAGGCGAAGTGGAACTCCGCATCTCGTGTGTCCATACATTACACCCCGCCAAGACCCCCTTCGCGCGGGGGTCCCCACGGCAACGCAGAGTCCGTGACCTGCATGTTTATGCCTTATTTTTAGCCGTGTATTGACCCGTGATGTGGCCGCCGTTACATTTTGCGCGGTTGTGACACCGAGGTCTCCGCCCGTTACGCCGCGTCTACCCCCAGGCCGGGCACGCCTCTGCTCGATGAACGCCGCGGACGCGGCGGAGGAGGTTTCGCACAATGGCAGGCGGTCGACGAGGGGAACGGCCGCTACCACTTCGCCAGCCGCAACAGCGGGAAGTGCCCGGTGCCTCCGCCGCCGATTCCGTGCAACTCCAGCAGTACGCCTGCAACGGCACCGCCGCCCAGTCCTTCCTGCTGACGCCCGTGACGACGAGCGGGCCCGACTCCGGCCCGAACGTGGTGATCCCATGCCGGCCAGGGCACGATCACGCACGTGATCACCACCGCCGGCGCGACGACCCCGTCCGGGACCAAGCCGGTCAACCTGGTGAGTTACCCCTGAGCAACCGGCGTGCGCCGTGGTGGCGGCCACGGCGCACGCCGGTCCTTTGTGGATACGCCCGAACGGGGGGTTCGGGAAGCCAACCGGGGGTAGCCGCCGCGATACTGGGTGTCCCGACACCGAGGAGCGACTCATGACCTCCTTCGCAGCGTTCTCCGTCGTCGAACCCCGCAAAGCGGCGCCGCTGGTGGCCGTCCGCGGCGGGTTCGCCGTGCTCTTCGGCCTCTTCGCGCTGATCTGGCCCGGCGCCACCGTGCTCGTCCTCGCGATCCTGTACGGCGTGTACGCGATCGTCGACGGCATCGGCGGCCTGATGCAGGCCTTCCGCCCGGGCGACGCCGGACACCGCGCGGCCTACGGCATCCTCGGCGCGCTCGGCATCGTCGCCGGCGTCCTGGTGCTGGTCTGGCCGGGGATCACGGTGCTCCTGCTGGCCCTGCTGGTCGGCCTGTGGGCGATCGTCACGGGGATCGCCGAGATCGCCGCGGCGATCCGGCTGCGCAAGCAGATCCAGGGCGAGGCGTTCCTCATCGCGGCCGGCGCGATCTCGGTGCTCGCGGGCATCCTCATCGTGATCAACCCGATCGCCGGCGCGTACGGCATCGCGCTGCTCGTCGGGATCTACGCGCTGCTCTACGGGATCGTGCTGCTGGTGCTGGCCTTCCGGCTCCGCAAACTGGCGGACACCACGCCCGCCGCGTGAGTACCGTGCGGGGGTGTCGACCCGCGAACTGGTGGTGCTGGGCACCGCGAGCCAGGTGCCCACACGCCACCGCAACCAGAACGGCTACCTCCTCCGCTGGGACGGCGAGGGGATCCTCTTCGACCCCGGCGAAGGCACGCAACGGCAGATGCTGCGGGCCGGCGTCGCCGCCACGGACATCACGCGGATCTGCGTCACGCACTTCCACGGCGACCACAGCCTCGGCCTGCCCGGGGTGATCCAGCGGCTGTCGCTGGACAAGGTGGCGCACCCGGTCCACGCCCACTTCCCGGCGTCCGGCGCGCACTACTTCGAGCGGATGCGGCACGCGACATCGTTCTACGAGCAGGCGGACCTGCGGGAACACCCGATCGCCGAGGACGGCCCGATCGTCACCGGGAAGGTGGCTCTCGAAGCGCGGCGGCTGAGTCACCCGGTCGAAGCGTTCGGCTACCGCCTGGTCGAGCCGGACGGCCGGACCATGCTGCCCGAGCGGCTCCGCGAACGCGGCATCACCGGGCCGGACGTCGGCCGGTTGCAGCGCGCGGGCCGCCTCGGGGACACCAGCCTCGAGGACGTCAGCGAGCTGCGGCGCGGCCAGCGGTTCGCGTTCGTGATGGACACCCGGCTGTGCGACGCGGTGTACGCCCTCAGCGAAAACGCCGACATGCTCGTGATCGAGGCGACGTTCCTCGCCGAGGACACCCGGCTCGCCGAGGACTTCGGTCACCTGACCGCGCGGCAGGCCGCGCGTGTCGCCGCGGAAAGCGGTGTCCGGCAGCTCGTGCTGACCCACTTCTCGCAGCGCTACCCCGATCCCGCGCGGTTCCTGGAGGAGGCGAAAGCCGAATTCGACGGGGAGATCGTGGTGGCCGAGGACCTGGAGCGGGTCCAGGTGCCGAAAAGGCGTTCCTCCCCGGCGGGGCACCGGGCGCCGTAGGCTGCATTCGTGAGCCAGCCGATCCTGATGACCGTCGACGACGATCCCGCCGTGTCCCGCTCGGTCGCCCGCGACCTGCGGCGGCGCTACGGGAAGGACTACCGCGTCATCCGCGCCGACTCCGGCGCCGACGCCCTCGACGCGCTGCGCGAGATCAAGCTGCGCGGCGACGCCGTCGCGGCGATCCTCGCCGACTACCGGATGCCGCAGATGGACGGGATCGCCTTCCTCGAGAAGGCGATGGACCTGTTCCCGCACGCCCGCCGCGCCCTGCTGACCGCCTACGCCGACACCGACGCCGCGATCCAGGCGATCAACGTCGTCGACGTCGACCACTATTTGCTCAAGCCGTGGGACCCGCCGGAGGAGAAGCTCTACCCGGTGATCGACGCGCTGGTCGAGACGTGGAAAGCCGTCGGCGACAAGCCGGTCGAAGAGGTCAAGCTCATCGGCCACCGGTACAACTCGCCGTCGTTCCACCTGCGCGACTTCCTCGCCCGCAACGCGGTTCCGTACCGCTGGTACTCCGTCGACGACGACGAAGGCGCTCGGATCCTGCAGGCCGCGGAGGCCACGGAAAAGGACATCCCGGTGGTCGTCACCCCGGACGGGACCGTCCTCAAGCAGCCGACCGGCGGCGAGATCGCCGACGCGGTCGGCTTGTCGACCCGCCCGGCGCAGGAGTTCTACGACCTCGTCGTGATCGGCGGCGGACCCGCCGGCCTCGGCGCCGCGGTGTACGGCGCGTCCGAAGGCCTGCGCACGGTGCTCGTCGAGAAAAAGGCCACCGGCGGGCAGGCCGGCACGAGTTCGCGCATCGAGAACTACCTCGGTTTCCCGGACGGCGTTTCCGGCGCGCAGCTGACCGACCGGGCGCGGCGCCAGGCGCAGAAGTTCGGCGCCGAGGTGCTGACCGCGCGCGACGTCGTCGGCCTCGAGGCCCGCGGCTCGTCGCGGGTGATCACCTTCGGCGACGGCAGCGAGATCGCCGCGCACTCGGTGATCCTCGCCAGCGGTGTCAACTACCGCGCCCTGGACGCCGAGGGCATCGAGGAGCTGAGCGGCCGCGGCGTCTACTACGGCTCGGCCGCGACCGAGGCGCCCGAGTGCAAGGGCGAGCACGTCTACATCGTCGGCGGCGCCAACTCCGCCGGGCAGGCCGCGGTGTTCTTCTCCCGGCACGCCAGCGACGTGACGATCCTGGTGCGCGGCGCGTCCCTGGAGACGTCGATGTCGCACTACCTGATCGAGCAGATCGCCGGCATCGAGAACATCCACGTCCGCACGCACACCACGGTCAAGCAGGTCCACGGTGACGGCCACCTCGAGCGGATCACGCTGTGCGAGAACGGCGTCACCGAGACGGTCGAGAGCGGGCACCTGTTCATCTTCATCGGCGCCGCCCCGCGCACCGACTGGCTCGGCGAGGACATCCACCGCGACGAGCACGGCTTCGTGTGCACCGGCCCCGACCTGCTGTCGGCCGGGCAGCGGCCGGCCAGGTGGCCGCTCGACCGTGATCCGCACTACCTCGAGTCGTCGATCCCCGGCGTGTTCGTGGCCGGTGACGTGCGGTCCCAGTCGGTCAAGCGGGTGGCGTCCGCGGTCGGCGAGGGCGCGATGGCCGTGACGCTGGTACACCGGTACCTGGAGGAACAATGAGCGCACTGCCGCGGGAAGAGCTTCGCGGGCTCTTCCTGTTCGAACACCTTTCCGAAGAACAGCTCGACTGGGTCGCCGGCAACGCCGTGCTCGAGGAGTACGAAGGCGACTCGACGATCATCAGCGAGGGCGGCGAAGCGTCCTGCTTCTACGTCCTGCTGGGCGGCGCGATCCGGATGACGCGCCTGGTCAGCGGCACCGAGGTGGAGACCAACCGGTCCGACCAGCGCGGCGCCTACTTCGGCGCGACGCAGTTCTTCGTGCACCAGGAGGGCGAGCACCGGTTCGGTACGACGGTCCGGGCCCTGTCCGACGTCACGCTGCTCACGCTGCCGTCGAAGGAGTTCTCCGTCGAGTTCCGCAAGTGGTTCCCGATGGCGACCCACCTGCTGGAAGGCATGTACCTCGGCTGGCGCAACAGCGACACCGTGATCGGCTCGCGCCGCCGCCTGCTCGCCCTCGGCGAACTCTCGGCGGGCCTGACGCACGAGCTGAACAACCCGGCCGCGGCCGCCGTCCGGGCGACGTCCGCCCTGCGCGAACGCGTCGCCGGGATGCGGCACAAGCTCGCCTTCCTGGCGAAGAAGGACATCGAGCCGGAGCTGCTCTACCAGCTCATCGACGTCCAGGAACGCCTGGTCAAGCAGGTCGCGCAGGCGGAGAAGCTGACCGCGATGCAGCAGGCCGACCGCGAGGACGAGATCGGCGACTGGTTCGACGACCGCGGCATCGACGGCGGCTGGGACCTCGCCGACATCTACGTCCGCGCCGGGCTCACCACGTCGGACCTGGACAACGTCCTGGAGCAGGTCGGCGACACCTTCATCGAAGGCGCCGTCCGCTGGCTCGCCTACGCGCTCGAGACCGAGATGCTGATGGGTGAGATCGAGGATTCGACGACGCGCATCTCCGCGCTGGTCGGCAAGGCCAAGCAGTACTCCCAGATGGACCGGGCGCCGCACCAGTGGGTCGACGTCCACGACGGGCTCGACTCCACGCTCGTCATGCTCGCGGGCAAGATCGGCCCCGGGATCCGCGTCGTCAAGGAGTACGACCGCACCCTGCCGAAGATCCCGGCCTACCCGGCCGAGCTGAACCAGGTCTGGACGAACGTCATCGACAACGCCCTCGGCGCGATGAAGGGCGAGGGCACGCTGACGCTGCGCACCTGGGGCCAGAACGATCAGGTGCGCGTCGAGATCGGCGACACCGGCCCCGGCATCCCCGAGGACATCAAGCCGCGGATCTTCGAGCCGTTCTTCACGACCAAGCCGGTCGGCGAGGGCACCGGGCTGGGCCTGGACATCTCGTGGAAGATCGTCGTCGAACGCCACCAGGGTGACCTGCGCGTCGAGTCCGAGCCGGGGAACACCCGCTTCGAGGTCTGCCTGCCGACGGTCGAGCAGGCCTCGCTCTGATGGGTTCCGTCCCGACGGTCACGACCGAACTCGGGGCGCTGGTGGGGCTGGCGGGTGACGGCGTCCGCGTCTGGCGCGGGATCCCGTACGCCCGCCCGCCGGTCGGCGAGCTGCGGTGGAAGGCGCCGCGGCCGCCGTCGCCGTCGGGCGGGGTGCACGTCGTGACCGAGTACGGCCCGCACGCGACGCAGTCGCCGGACCCGATGAACCCGGCCGCCGTGTGCGACGAGGATTGCCTGTACCTCAACGTCTGCGCACCCGACGGGCCCGTGCCCGAGGGCGGCTGGCCGGTGTTGTTCTGGCTGCACGGCGGCGGCTACCGTGTCGGCCACGGCGAGCAGCTGGGTGACGGCGACGAGTTCGCGCGCGCCGGGATCGTCGTCGTCACGATCAACTACCGGCTCGGCTCGCTCGGCTTCCTCCACCTCGCCGGGATCTTCGGCGAGTCCGAAGCGGACGCCGGGGTGTGCGGTCTGCTCGACCAGGTCGAGGCTTTGAAGTGGGTGCGCCGCAACGTTTCCGCGTTCGGCGGGGATCCCGCGCGGATCACCGTCTACGGCGTCTCGGCGGGCGCGAAGAGCGTGGGAAACCTGATGGGCAGCCCGCTGGGCGCCGGGCTGTTCGCCCAGGCGATCAGCAGCAGCGGCGGTGCCGACCACGTCGCGACGCCCGAAGCCGGGACGGCGCTGGCCCGGCGCCTCCTCGACGAAGCCGGCTGCCACGACATGCGTGCTTTGCGGGCGGTTCCGGCCAAGGAGTTCGTCGAGGCGCAGGAACGCGTCCTGACCGGTTTCCAGGCGCTGTGGCTTTGGCGGCCGACGTTGCACCCCCGGGTGCTGCCGGAGGTGCCAATCGAGCCGATCCGCCGGGGCGGCGCGGCCGGGATCCCGCTGCTGATCGGCAACAACAGCAACGAAGGCAGTACGTACGCGATGATGCTCGGCGACGACGTCGCGACGGCTCCCGCTTCCGATGTGCTCGCGAGCATCCTCGGCGAAGAAGGCGCTTCGCGGCTTCTCGAGACGTATCTTCGCCGGGTTCCCGACCTGCAGACCGCGAAGATCGCCGCGATGGGCGACGAACGGTACGGCATCCCGACGCAACGGCTCGCCGACGCGCAGTCCGCGCACGCGCCCGTCTACCGCTACCGCATCGACATCGCCGCGCCCGGCGTGCCCGAGCAGCTCGACGGCGGCCACGGCACCGAGACCACGATGGCGTGGAAGACGCCGCTGCCGCTGTACGCACAGGCGAC
This window of the Amycolatopsis balhimycina FH 1894 genome carries:
- a CDS encoding CocE/NonD family hydrolase, whose amino-acid sequence is MVDVTVEPREIEIITRNGDTVRADVYLPAGGTAPFPVLLGASPYQKALRHLPAAPPVFPFIEYGPMQLYLDQGYAYVAMDVPGTGRSTGTWDPVSRAEGEAIHDVIEHIATLDWAGRIGMIGMSYYCWSQWNAARTRPPHLATIVAFDGATDMYRDWMYQGGIPIQGFLNSWLYGSVLLQHHGNGLPIADNGRGDFINDIYQHPFDDEWQRRRSPFWELDQVDIPVFSIGAWGKASLHLRGNFEGYRRVRGPKRLLITGAQTFAETQRLFFDEDFHRAELLPWYDYHLKGSDNTVMEGPPARFFVQGEQKIGHATDWPPPEAAVAELFLSAEHSGSQTSLNDGLLTDEPPSSGGGATSWSYPDPVWMAGVTTFDSQGVPHHTRRVVTYTTEPFQHDREFTGQGVLHLFASSDQNDMDVMVKLSLLPSEAVPSPVVRVSQGWLRASHRAEDPALTTEMRPFLRHDKPDPIDPGRVYELRIELLPMSVLVRAGDRLRLEISNWESSITEAPMTHWYGQKVGTDTYHHNDVHPSRLRLHERQRIATVQQLS
- a CDS encoding alpha/beta fold hydrolase, producing the protein MQHLPEQFTKHSVVVNGARIAVAVGGTGKPVLLLHGWPQTADAWNKVMGPLAARGWKVIAPDLRGTGDSARATSGYAKDDQAEDMRQLLERLDISTPVRLIGHDIGGMVAFSFARLHPERVARLVLIDLAIPGYGLEQAMDVAHGGKFHFGLFMTPDVPEMLLDGRERNFFKWWFDHLSKAPSNDESVDAATAAYRGRASLTAGFAHYRTLLADGQANRSWGDAGGILSMPVLAVGGEHNAGTRLADALKPVAMDLTPIVIAGSGHFVPEEQPKRLLAVLDSFLGDPEVPHG
- a CDS encoding cupin domain-containing protein, with the protein product MSDDWGPPVAPDDPSRRLTIVHPDDPGLEHLGVVDGNYTVLVTAQDTAGRYALMDMLIPPGGGPPLHRHDFEEMFHVLEGEVVFTFRGENRSSARE
- a CDS encoding TetR/AcrR family transcriptional regulator translates to MSSGDLGRDTDNPRRPGATPAGPGPTLPDAVRRGRGRRPAQQVRTDILDAAGRLLLAEGMAAFTIERVAAIAGTSKMTIYKWWPSKGALALEGYASKVDDMLAVPDTGDIEADLTTQLLTYVRLLRDTPAGRVVAELIGEAQTDPELVKAFRRVYADPRRAVGRAALQTAQRRGQVRADVNLDTLMEQLWGACLYRLMARADLLTDDFARDLVRNVMGGVRCDRS
- a CDS encoding HdeD family acid-resistance protein, whose protein sequence is MTSFAAFSVVEPRKAAPLVAVRGGFAVLFGLFALIWPGATVLVLAILYGVYAIVDGIGGLMQAFRPGDAGHRAAYGILGALGIVAGVLVLVWPGITVLLLALLVGLWAIVTGIAEIAAAIRLRKQIQGEAFLIAAGAISVLAGILIVINPIAGAYGIALLVGIYALLYGIVLLVLAFRLRKLADTTPAA
- a CDS encoding ribonuclease Z; protein product: MSTRELVVLGTASQVPTRHRNQNGYLLRWDGEGILFDPGEGTQRQMLRAGVAATDITRICVTHFHGDHSLGLPGVIQRLSLDKVAHPVHAHFPASGAHYFERMRHATSFYEQADLREHPIAEDGPIVTGKVALEARRLSHPVEAFGYRLVEPDGRTMLPERLRERGITGPDVGRLQRAGRLGDTSLEDVSELRRGQRFAFVMDTRLCDAVYALSENADMLVIEATFLAEDTRLAEDFGHLTARQAARVAAESGVRQLVLTHFSQRYPDPARFLEEAKAEFDGEIVVAEDLERVQVPKRRSSPAGHRAP
- a CDS encoding response regulator, producing the protein MSQPILMTVDDDPAVSRSVARDLRRRYGKDYRVIRADSGADALDALREIKLRGDAVAAILADYRMPQMDGIAFLEKAMDLFPHARRALLTAYADTDAAIQAINVVDVDHYLLKPWDPPEEKLYPVIDALVETWKAVGDKPVEEVKLIGHRYNSPSFHLRDFLARNAVPYRWYSVDDDEGARILQAAEATEKDIPVVVTPDGTVLKQPTGGEIADAVGLSTRPAQEFYDLVVIGGGPAGLGAAVYGASEGLRTVLVEKKATGGQAGTSSRIENYLGFPDGVSGAQLTDRARRQAQKFGAEVLTARDVVGLEARGSSRVITFGDGSEIAAHSVILASGVNYRALDAEGIEELSGRGVYYGSAATEAPECKGEHVYIVGGANSAGQAAVFFSRHASDVTILVRGASLETSMSHYLIEQIAGIENIHVRTHTTVKQVHGDGHLERITLCENGVTETVESGHLFIFIGAAPRTDWLGEDIHRDEHGFVCTGPDLLSAGQRPARWPLDRDPHYLESSIPGVFVAGDVRSQSVKRVASAVGEGAMAVTLVHRYLEEQ
- a CDS encoding ATP-binding protein, with product MSALPREELRGLFLFEHLSEEQLDWVAGNAVLEEYEGDSTIISEGGEASCFYVLLGGAIRMTRLVSGTEVETNRSDQRGAYFGATQFFVHQEGEHRFGTTVRALSDVTLLTLPSKEFSVEFRKWFPMATHLLEGMYLGWRNSDTVIGSRRRLLALGELSAGLTHELNNPAAAAVRATSALRERVAGMRHKLAFLAKKDIEPELLYQLIDVQERLVKQVAQAEKLTAMQQADREDEIGDWFDDRGIDGGWDLADIYVRAGLTTSDLDNVLEQVGDTFIEGAVRWLAYALETEMLMGEIEDSTTRISALVGKAKQYSQMDRAPHQWVDVHDGLDSTLVMLAGKIGPGIRVVKEYDRTLPKIPAYPAELNQVWTNVIDNALGAMKGEGTLTLRTWGQNDQVRVEIGDTGPGIPEDIKPRIFEPFFTTKPVGEGTGLGLDISWKIVVERHQGDLRVESEPGNTRFEVCLPTVEQASL
- a CDS encoding carboxylesterase/lipase family protein, whose protein sequence is MGSVPTVTTELGALVGLAGDGVRVWRGIPYARPPVGELRWKAPRPPSPSGGVHVVTEYGPHATQSPDPMNPAAVCDEDCLYLNVCAPDGPVPEGGWPVLFWLHGGGYRVGHGEQLGDGDEFARAGIVVVTINYRLGSLGFLHLAGIFGESEADAGVCGLLDQVEALKWVRRNVSAFGGDPARITVYGVSAGAKSVGNLMGSPLGAGLFAQAISSSGGADHVATPEAGTALARRLLDEAGCHDMRALRAVPAKEFVEAQERVLTGFQALWLWRPTLHPRVLPEVPIEPIRRGGAAGIPLLIGNNSNEGSTYAMMLGDDVATAPASDVLASILGEEGASRLLETYLRRVPDLQTAKIAAMGDERYGIPTQRLADAQSAHAPVYRYRIDIAAPGVPEQLDGGHGTETTMAWKTPLPLYAQATDVNPKRERAALLIHRCWVRFIRDGVVDADGPEWPPYGPELRPVLVFREDTDLVLDPRADERKAWGDTEWASGTWFPVT